From a region of the Pontibacillus yanchengensis genome:
- the ftsE gene encoding cell division ATP-binding protein FtsE: protein MIEMKDVNKTYPNGVTALQGIDLSIAQGEFVYIVGPSGAGKSTLVGLMFREEKYTSGSITINGIDLDKLKERKIPQLRRNIGVVYQDFKLLPRLTVYENIAFALEVLEESPKNIKKRVMEVLDLVKLKNKARHIPDQLSGGEQQRVSIARAIVNHPKMMIADEPTGNLDPDTSWDIMQIFEEINAKGTTVIMATHSKEIVNTIRKRVIAVESGRIVRDESRGEYGYEI, encoded by the coding sequence ATGATAGAGATGAAGGACGTTAACAAGACATATCCAAATGGGGTTACAGCCCTTCAAGGAATCGATTTATCCATAGCTCAAGGTGAGTTTGTGTACATAGTTGGGCCTAGTGGCGCTGGTAAATCTACGCTTGTTGGATTGATGTTTCGTGAAGAAAAGTACACGAGTGGTAGCATAACCATTAACGGAATTGATTTAGACAAGCTAAAAGAACGCAAAATCCCACAGCTTCGACGTAATATCGGGGTTGTGTATCAGGACTTTAAACTATTACCTAGACTCACAGTTTATGAAAATATAGCGTTTGCACTTGAGGTTCTTGAAGAATCCCCTAAAAATATTAAGAAACGTGTTATGGAAGTGCTAGATTTAGTGAAATTAAAAAACAAAGCACGCCATATTCCAGATCAATTATCTGGTGGGGAACAACAGCGTGTTTCCATTGCTCGTGCCATTGTAAATCATCCAAAAATGATGATAGCAGATGAGCCGACAGGGAACTTAGATCCAGATACTTCTTGGGACATTATGCAAATCTTCGAAGAAATCAACGCAAAAGGTACGACCGTCATTATGGCGACCCATAGCAAAGAAATCGTAAATACAATTCGAAAGCGTGTCATAGCCGTTGAAAGTGGCCGTATTGTCCGTGATGAAAGCAGGGGTGAATACGGTTATGAAATTTAG
- the ftsX gene encoding permease-like cell division protein FtsX, which yields MKFRTLGRHAREGGKNIYRNGWMTVASVGAVTTTLILVGVFIALMLNLNEIANNVEKDVEIKVLVELTAEEGQIDDLESKLKDIPEVESVNFSSKEDELNRLIKSMGEEGQAWELFEQDNPLNDAFVVKTTNPVDTFDVAESIKGFDYVNEVNYGQQVVEKLLSFTKYARYIGAGLIIGLVFTAIFLISNTIKLTIMARSKEIGIMKLVGATNSFIRWPFFIEGMLLGILGSLLPIGATVGGYYYLYNNLRDKIQFTFVELLPFNPFAWQLALILLAIGAFIGVWGSVMSVRKFLKV from the coding sequence ATGAAATTTAGAACATTAGGAAGACATGCGCGTGAGGGTGGTAAAAACATCTATCGTAATGGATGGATGACCGTTGCATCCGTTGGGGCGGTAACAACCACCTTAATTCTAGTGGGCGTTTTTATTGCGCTGATGCTTAATTTGAATGAAATTGCCAACAACGTAGAAAAAGACGTTGAGATAAAAGTACTGGTTGAATTGACAGCTGAAGAAGGTCAAATTGATGACCTGGAATCTAAGCTCAAAGATATTCCTGAAGTCGAATCTGTAAATTTCTCTTCTAAAGAGGATGAACTGAATCGACTCATCAAAAGCATGGGCGAAGAAGGACAAGCTTGGGAATTATTCGAGCAAGACAATCCATTAAATGATGCGTTTGTCGTAAAAACGACAAATCCGGTAGACACATTTGATGTAGCTGAAAGCATCAAAGGCTTCGATTATGTGAACGAAGTTAATTACGGTCAACAAGTAGTAGAAAAACTACTCAGCTTCACCAAATATGCTCGTTACATAGGAGCAGGACTTATTATTGGACTTGTTTTCACTGCTATTTTCCTTATTTCGAATACGATTAAACTTACAATTATGGCTCGAAGCAAGGAAATTGGCATTATGAAGTTAGTCGGAGCAACAAATAGCTTTATTCGCTGGCCATTCTTCATTGAAGGAATGTTGCTAGGCATATTAGGCTCACTACTTCCAATCGGTGCTACCGTTGGAGGGTATTACTACCTTTACAATAATTTAAGAGATAAAATACAGTTTACATTTGTGGAATTACTACCATTTAACCCGTTCGCATGGCAGCTAGCTCTTATCTTGCTGGCGATTGGAGCGTTTATTGGGGTTTGGGGTAGCGTTATGAGTGTCCGTAAATTCTTGAAAGTATAA
- a CDS encoding murein hydrolase activator EnvC family protein, translating into MKKVIGILSTLSIALALTFTTTAGNVSAATLDEIEKEINELKEKQNSIDSRQNKVEGNKNETDSKINQNQSEQQQINQQIKELDQQVADTNSKIRKKNEQISNTEKEITKTEQEIEQLEKDIADLKERIEKREALLKDRLRNLQENGGDVSYLEVLMGAKNFGDFLDRATAVTKIMDQDKNIMETHIREKKELEEKKKEVEQKKKDLEEKKQNLENQKAELTALKEKLDAQRQLKNKLMKELEQEEQELKEKKLELEEQQEILSSQKAAIQSEMNRAESDKQQRKEQLAAQRRAAERAAERRAAQDNSSSSSSSNNGGSTSTPAPSGSGFISPANGPVTSGYGSRWGSTHFGIDIGKYGGSSPIKAVASGTVIKSYYSSSYGNVVYISHSVNGQIYTSVYAHLQNREVSDGQSVSQGQRLGYMGSTGQSTGPHLHFELHKGPWNYSKSNAINPASYINF; encoded by the coding sequence ATGAAAAAGGTAATAGGGATTCTTTCAACACTATCAATCGCATTAGCATTAACCTTTACGACAACAGCTGGAAATGTTTCAGCAGCTACCTTAGATGAGATCGAAAAAGAGATTAATGAACTTAAAGAGAAACAAAATTCTATTGATAGTCGTCAAAACAAAGTAGAAGGAAACAAAAACGAAACAGATTCTAAAATCAATCAAAACCAATCTGAACAGCAACAGATTAATCAACAGATTAAAGAATTAGATCAACAAGTTGCAGATACGAACAGCAAGATACGTAAAAAGAACGAACAAATTAGTAATACGGAAAAAGAAATAACTAAAACAGAACAAGAAATCGAGCAATTAGAGAAAGATATTGCTGACTTAAAAGAGCGCATTGAAAAGCGTGAAGCGCTTCTAAAAGATCGCCTACGTAACCTTCAAGAGAATGGTGGCGACGTTAGCTATCTAGAAGTACTTATGGGTGCAAAGAATTTTGGAGACTTTCTTGACCGTGCAACTGCGGTGACGAAAATCATGGACCAAGACAAGAACATTATGGAAACCCATATTCGTGAAAAGAAAGAATTAGAAGAGAAGAAAAAAGAAGTAGAACAAAAGAAGAAAGACTTAGAAGAAAAGAAACAAAACCTAGAAAATCAAAAAGCTGAACTGACAGCATTAAAAGAGAAACTAGACGCTCAACGCCAGCTTAAAAATAAGCTTATGAAAGAACTAGAGCAAGAAGAACAAGAGCTTAAAGAGAAAAAGCTTGAGTTAGAAGAACAACAAGAAATCTTAAGCAGCCAGAAAGCAGCAATCCAATCGGAAATGAATCGAGCAGAAAGTGATAAACAGCAACGTAAGGAACAGCTAGCTGCTCAACGCCGCGCAGCAGAGCGAGCCGCTGAACGTCGCGCAGCACAGGATAATAGTAGCTCTAGCTCATCAAGCAACAATGGTGGTAGTACCAGTACGCCAGCACCAAGTGGTAGTGGGTTTATCAGCCCAGCTAATGGCCCCGTAACATCTGGGTATGGTTCACGTTGGGGAAGCACTCACTTTGGTATTGATATTGGAAAATATGGAGGGTCTAGCCCAATCAAAGCTGTAGCGTCCGGAACAGTAATTAAATCCTATTACTCTTCCAGTTACGGAAACGTTGTCTATATTTCTCACTCTGTGAATGGTCAAATTTACACATCCGTGTATGCACACTTACAGAACCGCGAAGTTTCAGATGGCCAATCCGTATCTCAGGGTCAACGTCTAGGATATATGGGATCAACAGGACAATCTACTGGACCTCACCTACACTTTGAACTTCACAAAGGCCCATGGAACTATAGCAAGAGCAACGCTATAAATCCAGCTAGCTACATTAACTTTTAA
- a CDS encoding TnsA endonuclease N-terminal domain-containing protein encodes MARFNYELTMAKIEKFKNERRGEGDLETYKPWITVRDLASKGRSSREFGVKVKREYHLLSDLERYFFYIAEWSDNIVDIKEQFPILEREKTMEIAEILGFKHPKDTKTKVNAVVTVDFLISFKNKEGEIKTVGRSIKPSSELIKKRTIEKLLIEKHYFESIGIDWAIVTEREINKNLAVNIQELREYLLRENQIDKGVTDFLLSKMKTLSKEGVIMEDIKHISQVEGFRLDELLTALKVLIATKQIPFNLNQRLDFNKTWSFYKIGG; translated from the coding sequence ATGGCACGTTTTAATTATGAATTGACAATGGCTAAAATTGAAAAGTTTAAGAATGAAAGGAGAGGTGAAGGAGATTTAGAAACATACAAGCCCTGGATTACAGTCAGAGACTTGGCATCTAAAGGGAGAAGCAGTCGAGAATTTGGAGTGAAGGTCAAAAGAGAATATCATTTACTTTCTGATTTAGAGAGGTATTTCTTTTATATAGCGGAATGGTCAGACAATATTGTTGATATTAAAGAACAATTTCCTATATTAGAGAGAGAGAAGACTATGGAGATTGCAGAAATATTGGGTTTTAAACACCCTAAAGATACCAAAACTAAGGTTAATGCAGTAGTAACAGTAGATTTTTTAATTTCGTTCAAAAATAAAGAAGGCGAAATTAAAACAGTCGGTAGGTCAATTAAACCTTCTAGTGAACTGATAAAGAAAAGAACTATAGAAAAACTACTAATAGAAAAACACTACTTTGAATCTATTGGAATAGATTGGGCGATTGTTACTGAAAGAGAAATTAATAAAAATCTTGCGGTTAATATTCAAGAATTAAGAGAATATTTACTTCGTGAAAACCAGATAGATAAGGGAGTAACAGACTTTCTTTTAAGTAAAATGAAAACGCTTTCAAAGGAGGGTGTTATTATGGAGGATATTAAACATATAAGCCAAGTTGAAGGTTTCAGATTGGATGAACTTTTAACTGCATTAAAAGTTCTAATTGCTACTAAACAAATCCCTTTTAACTTAAACCAAAGATTAGATTTTAATAAAACTTGGTCTTTTTATAAAATCGGAGGTTAA
- a CDS encoding Mu transposase C-terminal domain-containing protein, with protein MITTNSVYQWQESGEKFRILWINPSATYAFVIDMENYKNNMPYEFPLHKMHKAILLGEIYHIEDPIRYHPSDDKEKNRYWEILKDIVTIEPAIYQSKERYRLIEGLMSKYDVSDVTLYKKLKRYWKGGMSPAALLDGRKWSGGKGEEKISTNKKVGRKNSNKNLSMPVTEEIKKQINASLKEHFFNREGATLKFAYDMFITKYYSQAVKNDDGTISFVAKENHPTQRQFHYWAKKLYSPSETIKGKKGEKRYQKDHRGLEGSSIYEAMCPGSRFEIDSTIGNVYLVSEYNREEIIGRPTIYLVVDVYSRMIVGFYVGNESSSSWFGAIQALVNTIRNKKELCEQYGIQINENEWPTKYFPKAILADKGEFIGYNSDLITQNFRIRVENTSSYRADLKGTVEKMLNLIPESIRPFLPGHIEPDHRERGGKDYRLEAKLTIREYSELIIEAILHYNKSFKNTYPLTKEMIKENLKPTPINLWNWGINENPSNLIEMSPEEVYYNLLPRKKATVTHRGIEFKGARYICDIVREENWLANARNYGSFKVDVSYDTRNTNKIYLHYEYKFIECLLLPHQEKYMNVTFDDLDSLRQQLNNQNKEQEEQQLSNNVGFNKTIQGKVEEFTNQPEKESPKQTKKERVENILENKKEAKNQERRANPLIYGQLSDNESDDADKNQFKRKSILELGLFQDEEESDNG; from the coding sequence ATGATTACTACAAATTCAGTATATCAATGGCAAGAAAGCGGAGAAAAGTTTAGAATATTGTGGATCAACCCAAGTGCAACTTACGCATTTGTAATTGACATGGAAAATTATAAAAATAATATGCCATATGAGTTCCCTCTACACAAAATGCACAAAGCAATTTTACTGGGAGAAATATATCATATAGAAGACCCAATAAGATATCATCCCTCAGATGATAAAGAAAAAAATAGATATTGGGAGATATTAAAGGACATTGTAACTATAGAACCTGCTATCTATCAGAGCAAAGAAAGATACAGATTAATTGAGGGGTTAATGAGTAAGTATGATGTATCTGACGTAACACTTTATAAAAAGTTAAAAAGGTATTGGAAAGGTGGGATGTCTCCGGCTGCTCTTTTAGATGGGCGAAAATGGTCAGGTGGAAAAGGTGAAGAAAAGATATCTACTAATAAAAAAGTTGGGAGAAAAAACTCAAATAAAAATTTATCAATGCCAGTAACTGAAGAAATAAAAAAACAAATCAATGCTTCTCTTAAAGAACATTTTTTCAATAGAGAAGGGGCTACTCTTAAATTTGCATACGATATGTTTATTACAAAATATTATTCACAAGCTGTAAAAAATGATGATGGAACAATTTCTTTTGTTGCTAAGGAAAACCATCCAACACAAAGACAGTTCCATTATTGGGCAAAAAAGTTATATTCTCCAAGTGAAACGATTAAAGGAAAGAAAGGTGAAAAAAGATACCAAAAAGACCATAGAGGTTTAGAGGGGTCGAGTATATATGAAGCTATGTGCCCCGGAAGTAGATTTGAAATTGATTCAACTATTGGAAATGTCTATTTGGTTAGTGAGTACAATAGGGAAGAAATTATTGGAAGACCGACCATCTATTTGGTAGTGGATGTATATAGTCGTATGATTGTTGGTTTTTACGTGGGTAATGAAAGTTCATCATCTTGGTTTGGTGCTATACAGGCCCTTGTAAATACAATACGTAATAAGAAAGAGCTTTGTGAGCAATATGGTATTCAAATAAATGAAAATGAGTGGCCAACAAAATATTTTCCTAAAGCCATTTTGGCGGATAAGGGTGAGTTTATCGGCTACAATTCAGATCTGATTACACAGAACTTCAGAATAAGGGTTGAGAATACCTCTTCTTACCGGGCTGATTTAAAAGGGACTGTTGAAAAGATGTTAAATTTAATCCCAGAGAGTATAAGACCATTCCTCCCTGGTCATATAGAACCTGATCACCGTGAAAGAGGCGGGAAAGATTACAGGTTGGAGGCAAAACTTACCATCAGGGAATATAGTGAGTTAATTATTGAGGCTATTTTGCATTATAATAAAAGCTTTAAAAACACCTACCCCTTAACAAAAGAAATGATAAAGGAGAATTTGAAACCAACCCCCATAAATTTATGGAACTGGGGCATTAATGAAAACCCCAGCAACTTAATAGAGATGAGCCCTGAAGAAGTCTATTACAACTTATTACCTCGTAAAAAAGCAACAGTGACACATAGAGGCATTGAGTTTAAAGGGGCTAGATATATTTGCGATATAGTAAGAGAAGAGAATTGGTTAGCGAATGCTCGGAATTATGGTTCATTTAAAGTTGATGTTAGCTATGATACAAGGAATACCAATAAAATATACTTGCATTATGAATACAAGTTTATTGAATGTTTGCTTCTTCCTCATCAAGAAAAATATATGAATGTAACATTTGATGACCTAGATTCCTTACGGCAGCAGTTAAATAATCAAAATAAAGAACAAGAAGAACAACAGCTTTCTAATAACGTTGGCTTTAACAAAACAATACAGGGGAAAGTTGAAGAGTTTACAAACCAACCTGAAAAAGAATCTCCTAAACAAACAAAAAAAGAACGTGTTGAAAATATATTAGAAAATAAAAAAGAAGCTAAAAATCAAGAAAGAAGGGCCAATCCTCTAATTTATGGTCAACTAAGTGATAATGAGTCAGATGATGCAGATAAAAACCAATTTAAAAGAAAGTCTATATTAGAGTTAGGTTTATTTCAAGACGAGGAGGAAAGCGATAATGGTTGA
- a CDS encoding ATP-binding protein — MVDYLLEEYENNPFIKALPPIQSLGTSYEHMIVDQVFSEEEVKLPEELKNFVLPKLKRLYLPHSKSLDLEKRISMVMRYGYLGRNPLEKRQYQSLFNKEYMYEELHDQTDSFALIGIPGIGKSKTVEKVLSRYPKVVKHSAPINRYQITYLKLDCAHDSSLKTICMSFFSEIDAVLGTNYVKDFGRKTFSTSAMVNNMAHLSKLHALGILVIDEIQYLLSGQGSSYEKVMNFFVSLSNSVGVPLLLMGTMRAREILQRDFRQARRSCGVGDLVWENFKSDDKEWRALVKTVWKNQLLDEIPNLNDSFYNVLYKETQGVPDILVKLMQMSQVRALEFGTKHLTPELIQSVSKEDFQLIKPMLKALESNDNKELMKYDDLMPLSHKGKDTPDNKTKKKQSSSSLHQKTFDFLKEMGHKHYMLDLIIEKVIDEMKNPTFKEVIPKVLEEIEGVQPKQKLLLYEDLFTEIKSYGPGKEAIEKTYEYLAAKGLIKQISFE; from the coding sequence ATGGTTGATTATTTACTTGAGGAATATGAAAACAATCCCTTTATTAAAGCCCTACCGCCAATCCAAAGCTTAGGAACCTCATATGAACATATGATAGTCGATCAAGTATTTTCTGAAGAGGAGGTAAAGTTACCGGAAGAATTAAAGAATTTTGTATTGCCTAAATTAAAAAGATTGTATCTACCTCATAGCAAAAGTCTAGACCTAGAAAAAAGAATCTCTATGGTAATGAGATATGGTTACCTGGGAAGGAACCCATTAGAGAAAAGACAATATCAATCTCTCTTTAATAAAGAGTACATGTATGAAGAGTTACACGACCAAACAGATAGCTTTGCTTTAATTGGCATCCCAGGCATCGGGAAAAGTAAAACCGTTGAAAAAGTCCTATCAAGGTATCCGAAAGTAGTAAAACATAGCGCACCAATAAATAGATATCAAATCACCTATTTAAAGCTTGATTGTGCACATGATAGCTCCTTAAAGACGATTTGTATGTCATTTTTTTCTGAAATAGATGCCGTACTTGGAACTAATTACGTAAAGGACTTTGGAAGAAAAACATTTTCTACAAGTGCCATGGTAAATAACATGGCTCACCTATCAAAACTTCATGCTTTAGGTATTTTAGTTATAGATGAAATTCAGTATTTGTTATCTGGACAAGGGAGTAGTTATGAAAAGGTAATGAATTTCTTTGTTAGTTTATCGAATTCTGTAGGAGTGCCCCTGTTACTAATGGGAACCATGAGAGCAAGAGAAATTTTACAAAGAGATTTCAGGCAGGCTAGACGAAGTTGCGGAGTTGGTGATTTAGTCTGGGAAAATTTCAAAAGTGATGATAAAGAATGGAGAGCTTTAGTTAAAACCGTATGGAAGAACCAGTTACTGGATGAAATCCCAAATTTAAATGATTCATTTTATAATGTCCTATATAAAGAAACTCAAGGAGTTCCAGATATTCTTGTGAAGTTGATGCAAATGTCTCAAGTAAGAGCATTAGAATTTGGCACTAAACACTTAACCCCCGAATTAATTCAAAGTGTTTCAAAGGAAGACTTTCAATTAATTAAACCGATGCTGAAGGCACTTGAATCAAACGATAATAAAGAACTAATGAAATATGATGATCTTATGCCTTTGAGTCATAAAGGAAAAGACACCCCTGATAATAAAACAAAAAAGAAACAATCCTCATCTTCATTACATCAAAAAACTTTTGATTTTTTAAAAGAAATGGGACATAAACACTATATGTTGGATTTAATCATTGAAAAAGTTATTGACGAAATGAAAAACCCAACTTTTAAAGAAGTGATTCCGAAAGTATTGGAAGAAATAGAAGGCGTTCAACCAAAACAAAAATTGCTATTATATGAGGACTTATTTACTGAAATTAAAAGCTATGGACCTGGAAAAGAGGCTATTGAAAAAACATATGAGTATCTTGCCGCGAAGGGATTAATAAAACAAATATCATTTGAGTAA
- a CDS encoding TnsD family Tn7-like transposition protein, with the protein MISGFPNVSKGETVYSIMAKYHKMMGHTEIRATFEKVLNKDKAALSGINVDLPTIISNLHYTTSEFSLYRQLEDWVTHHTSFNYYSFFHETKIKEKLLVNYIHEPYKHGITLQIGKAASDIVEPKYLKFCMSCYEKEIEEAGVASWYWIHQIPGVFTCPFHNKSLHISKVPRNPRYLQLLDESVVNDSDVLLDIEELVSKFNPLSHLSLKISTEEMNGNWDKPKYKKSYIGLIKKAGYGGYEANVYKEKMYMDITEFYGLKIINILEEKIAFNFTSLEKLWNAKDSVQHPIYHILFLHFISEKMNYDLEQNSIRELIELGHEYFHDPACNMDALQAQFICLNAFCEYFYKNNYIVVHHSKSSGNHTFHVSCTFCGLKYRNHCIPSDFTNYKWDSLIEVGKNLDEKIISMVLKENLSFWKTAKILGLPENSIRKVIQREMNGPLQQKGSSTKKYNQKRDREEWEALIINNKLKTKTDLANEHYALFKRLRRYDREWLDSRDYKKAGSMQNIEVVDWKQRDKEYLIILKEAYKELLKEYKPKKISHNTLTIKANIKINKKYQAKLPQTFDFINEVKETNDQFAIRKAKMILDHQCKLPLGAQYKPKNMTHKVGYYNKISDDAKKHIRKMLDDFYNEVL; encoded by the coding sequence ATGATTTCAGGTTTTCCTAACGTAAGCAAAGGAGAAACAGTTTATTCTATCATGGCAAAGTATCATAAGATGATGGGACATACTGAGATAAGAGCAACATTCGAAAAAGTACTAAACAAGGATAAAGCAGCCCTGTCAGGTATTAATGTGGATTTACCCACCATTATTTCAAACTTACACTATACTACCTCAGAATTCTCCCTCTATAGACAGCTAGAAGATTGGGTAACCCATCATACCAGTTTTAATTACTATTCATTCTTCCACGAAACAAAAATTAAAGAGAAACTATTAGTGAACTATATTCATGAACCTTATAAGCATGGGATTACTCTTCAAATTGGTAAAGCAGCTTCTGATATAGTTGAACCGAAATATTTAAAGTTTTGTATGTCATGTTATGAAAAAGAGATTGAAGAAGCTGGGGTAGCTTCTTGGTACTGGATTCATCAAATACCTGGAGTATTCACTTGTCCTTTTCATAATAAATCATTACACATTAGCAAAGTCCCAAGAAATCCGAGATATTTACAATTGTTAGATGAATCCGTAGTCAATGATAGTGATGTACTATTGGATATCGAGGAATTGGTCTCAAAATTCAACCCTCTATCTCACTTAAGCCTAAAAATTTCTACTGAAGAAATGAATGGAAATTGGGACAAGCCAAAGTATAAAAAATCGTACATTGGGTTAATTAAAAAAGCGGGATATGGCGGATATGAGGCGAACGTATATAAAGAAAAGATGTACATGGATATTACAGAATTCTACGGACTGAAAATTATAAATATTTTGGAAGAAAAAATAGCCTTCAACTTTACCTCATTAGAAAAACTATGGAATGCTAAAGATAGTGTACAACATCCTATATATCATATATTATTTCTCCACTTTATAAGTGAAAAGATGAATTACGATTTGGAACAAAACTCCATAAGGGAATTAATAGAGCTGGGTCATGAATATTTTCATGACCCAGCATGTAATATGGATGCATTACAAGCACAATTCATATGTCTTAACGCTTTCTGTGAGTACTTTTATAAAAATAACTACATAGTTGTCCACCACTCGAAGTCTAGTGGAAATCATACTTTTCATGTGAGTTGTACATTTTGTGGCCTAAAGTACAGAAATCATTGTATTCCATCCGATTTCACAAACTATAAATGGGATTCATTGATAGAAGTTGGAAAAAATTTAGATGAGAAAATTATTAGTATGGTCTTAAAAGAGAATTTATCATTTTGGAAAACCGCAAAGATACTAGGGTTACCCGAAAATTCAATAAGGAAAGTGATTCAAAGAGAAATGAATGGGCCATTACAACAAAAGGGATCGAGTACTAAAAAATATAATCAAAAAAGGGATAGAGAAGAATGGGAAGCACTAATTATAAACAATAAATTAAAAACCAAAACGGATCTCGCAAATGAACATTATGCGTTATTTAAGAGGTTAAGAAGATATGATAGAGAATGGTTGGATTCCCGTGATTACAAAAAAGCAGGTTCAATGCAAAATATAGAAGTTGTGGATTGGAAACAAAGAGATAAAGAATATTTAATAATTCTAAAAGAAGCCTATAAAGAACTTTTAAAAGAATACAAACCTAAAAAAATTTCTCACAATACGCTAACAATAAAAGCTAATATAAAAATAAATAAAAAATATCAAGCTAAATTGCCCCAGACTTTCGATTTTATTAATGAAGTAAAAGAGACTAATGACCAGTTTGCGATACGTAAAGCTAAAATGATTTTAGACCACCAATGTAAACTACCATTAGGAGCTCAATATAAACCGAAAAATATGACACACAAAGTGGGGTATTACAATAAAATTTCTGATGACGCTAAAAAGCATATCAGGAAGATGCTAGATGATTTCTATAATGAAGTATTATAG
- a CDS encoding tyrosine-type recombinase/integrase — protein MLLSVVWEKYQLDKKIEGYSPFTMKSYSNQYKMLIRHFGDIDMNTITTDDLKSYLVESSELLKPSSLGHRVRCVRCLFKWAYDEGFIDKNPAVKLKEPKLGKRIPKFLSELEIEHLREACETSMENAIFEFFYSTGCRIGEVVKLNREDISFSTNSVIVHGKGDKEREVYYNTRCSLWLKRYLEEREDDDPCLFLTERRPKKRISSDMLRYIIKRISSKAGINKNIHPHQLRHSYATHMINNGAPVEVIQSLLGHEKSETTKLYAQLSGKLRHDLYTKYF, from the coding sequence ATGCTTCTATCTGTAGTATGGGAGAAATACCAGCTAGATAAAAAAATCGAAGGTTATTCCCCTTTCACAATGAAGTCCTACAGTAATCAGTATAAAATGTTAATTCGACATTTTGGTGATATCGATATGAATACCATAACAACAGACGATCTTAAGAGTTATTTAGTAGAGTCAAGCGAACTATTAAAACCTTCAAGTTTAGGTCATAGAGTCCGTTGTGTAAGATGCTTGTTTAAGTGGGCTTATGATGAAGGATTTATTGATAAGAACCCCGCAGTTAAATTGAAGGAACCTAAATTGGGAAAGCGCATTCCAAAATTTCTTTCGGAACTAGAGATAGAACATCTTCGAGAAGCATGTGAAACGTCTATGGAAAATGCTATTTTTGAATTTTTTTATTCAACAGGTTGTAGAATTGGAGAAGTAGTAAAGTTAAATCGAGAAGATATATCCTTTTCAACAAATTCTGTAATCGTACATGGCAAAGGGGATAAAGAAAGAGAAGTCTATTACAATACCCGTTGTTCATTATGGTTAAAAAGGTATTTGGAGGAACGGGAGGATGATGATCCTTGTTTGTTTTTAACGGAAAGAAGACCTAAGAAAAGAATAAGCAGCGATATGTTGCGTTATATCATTAAACGGATATCAAGTAAGGCCGGTATTAATAAAAACATTCATCCTCATCAACTAAGACATAGCTATGCTACGCATATGATCAACAATGGAGCACCTGTAGAAGTTATTCAAAGTCTATTAGGTCATGAAAAGAGCGAAACAACTAAACTATATGCACAGCTTAGCGGTAAACTGAGACATGATTTATATACGAAATACTTTTAA